A genomic window from Variovorax paradoxus includes:
- a CDS encoding GGDEF domain-containing protein, whose translation MKIEDARVNEFRMLIKPLSLGMQLGGIFLVVMAWLLADDSYKYDTRQIFFLLALTMISIGASWKIPFFSLFSITTVWLICLEFVLLAAPSVNRNYWMTALSIGISLAVAPVFSRISEYIIVSAGIWLIFGRGSLIDAPLGGDTKWSWLLMSAVILVGIFLNALFARIHRQSILLRDKLVDLAFTDALTGIDNRRKFLSDVDRVQGLRDMSSACLLMIDIDNFKRINDDFGHPMGDEVLQQVAQTICRSVTDEPCGRLGGEEFGIFLTQGGEERAIKVADQLLLEIRKLNVIGRKITASVGISKMNEKQSFSELMKNADEALYIAKSLGKDRFAIF comes from the coding sequence ATGAAAATTGAAGACGCGCGCGTGAATGAATTCAGAATGCTGATCAAGCCGCTGTCGCTTGGGATGCAGCTGGGCGGAATCTTTCTCGTCGTAATGGCGTGGCTGCTTGCTGACGACTCATATAAATATGATACCCGGCAGATTTTCTTTCTTTTAGCTCTAACTATGATTTCAATCGGCGCCAGTTGGAAAATACCATTTTTTTCTCTATTTTCCATTACAACAGTCTGGCTGATATGCCTAGAATTTGTTTTACTGGCAGCTCCAAGCGTCAATCGAAATTACTGGATGACAGCATTGAGCATTGGAATATCTCTAGCGGTGGCTCCCGTTTTTTCTAGAATCAGTGAGTACATCATCGTGTCGGCCGGTATTTGGCTCATTTTCGGCAGAGGTTCATTGATAGATGCTCCGCTTGGTGGAGACACGAAGTGGTCATGGCTCTTGATGTCGGCTGTGATTCTGGTTGGCATATTTTTGAATGCGCTCTTCGCACGAATACACCGTCAAAGCATCCTGCTTCGCGACAAGCTCGTGGATTTGGCTTTCACCGATGCATTGACCGGAATTGACAACCGCAGAAAATTCCTGAGCGACGTCGATAGAGTCCAAGGGTTGCGCGATATGAGTTCCGCTTGCCTCCTCATGATCGACATCGACAATTTCAAGCGTATCAACGACGATTTCGGCCATCCCATGGGAGACGAAGTGCTCCAGCAGGTGGCCCAAACTATTTGTCGATCAGTTACGGATGAACCATGTGGACGACTTGGAGGCGAGGAGTTTGGGATTTTTCTCACTCAAGGAGGAGAAGAGCGAGCGATCAAAGTTGCGGATCAGCTATTGCTCGAAATACGCAAGCTGAATGTGATTGGCAGGAAGATCACCGCCAGCGTCGGAATTTCGAAAATGAATGAAAAACAATCATTTTCCGAGCTGATGAAAAATGCCGATGAGGCGCTATACATAGCGAAAAGCCTCGGCAAAGATCGCTTTGCGATCTTTTAA